Sequence from the Treponema sp. J25 genome:
TCCTGCTCTGAGAGCGGCCTCTCGAATACATTCCCATTCGGCTTCCGTGTCGGTGGGGAAGGCGTTAATAGCAACCACCGCGGGAATCCCAAAGCGCTGGACAATGCGCAGGTGGGCTTCCAGATTGACCAGGCCTTTTTTGAGCAATTCTAGATTTTCTTCTTTATATACATCGGACAAAGGTTTCCCGGCCACCACCGCCGGTCCTCCCCCGTGGACCTTCAGGGCCCGGACGGTACAGACAAGAACCGCCGCATCGGGGGTGTAGCCCGAGGTTCGACATTTGATATCCGCAAATTTCTCAAACCCCATATCGGCCCCAAAGCCACTTTCTGTTACCACGTAGTCCGCATACTGCAGGGCCAGTTCATCCGCCAGGATAGATGAATTGCCGTGGGCGATGTTTGCAAAGGGCCCCGTATGGATAAAGGCTCCCTGGCCTTCCAGGGTCTGAAGGAGATTGGGCTTTATGGCATCCCGCAGAAGGGCGGTCATGGCTCCCGCCACACCGAAATCTTCGGCGGTCAGGGGCTTCCCCTTGGTATCGTAGGCTACTACCATTTTACCAATCCGTTGCCGGAGGTCCGCTATGTTTTTGGCCAGGGCAAGGATGGCCATTACCTCGCTGGCCACGGCAATATCAAAATGACTTTCCCGCAGGGGCCCATCCTCCGGGGAACCCATGCCAATCGTCACGTGTCGAAGTACTCGGTCGTTCATGTCCACCACCCGGCCAATGAGAATGCGAGTGGGGTCTATGTGCAGTTTGGAAAGGCCTATTTTTTCAAAATAACTGTCGGACCAGCGATTCTCGTGGTAGAGCCGGGCATCGATAGCGGCGGCACAAAGGTTGTGGGCCGCCGCCACCGCATGGATGTCCCCCGTAAGATGCAGGTTTATGTCTTCCATCGGGATTACCTGGCTGTAACCGCCCCCGGCGGCGCCCCCCTTTATCCCAAAAGTGGGGCCCAGCGAGGGTTGCCGCAGGGTTGCCACGGCCTTTTTCCCCAGGAATCCCAATCCCTGTACCAGGCCTACGGTGGTGGTGGTTTTCCCTTCCCCGAGGGGAGTGGGGGTAATGGCAGTTACATCAATGTAGTGGGCCCTTCGTTGTGGTGAACCATCCTGCAACCTTCCCTGAAGCCCTTTATAATGGGCTTCCCTTTGTTCTGAAATGGCTTCTAATCGGATTTTGGCTTTGTATCGGCCATAGGGTTCTACCATGTCGCGGGGAATTCCTAGCTGATGGGCGATTGTTTCAATAGGCTGAATGGGGGCGCGTCGGGAAATCTCGATGTCGGAGAGCAGGGGGAGGGTTTGCGGTGCCTTCATAGGTATCTTTACTCCTTGCATATGGTGTTCAGCTTCTCCTCTTGTGTTTCAAAAGAGGGATCAGCGTTGAATGCCGTAATCCGGTTCATTCCACATACACCCGGGGTACCCGTTTGTTAATACCACAGGTGATTTCGTAGGGAATGGTGCCGAGCTGTTCCGCCAGATCGGCGGCGCTTGGACAGGGTAGGGGTCCCCCGAAGATGCTTACCACATCCCAACGTTGTATGGTGGCCTTCGGCCCCACATCAACCATGCATTGATCCATGCAAATGCGACCTACCTGTGGGTACAGAGCCCCCCGGATAAACACAGAAAATTTCCCCGAAAGGCCCCGTACCAGGCCGTCGGCATATCCCACAGGGATAGTAATAATGGTGGTATCCTGCGGAGCCTGCCAGGTTCGCCCATAGGAGATGGATGTGCCCTGAGGAACCCTTTTTATAAACACGACCCGGCTTTGAAGCTCCATTACTGGCCGAACAGGCACTGAGCCTGCCCGCTCTTTTATCGGTGGATATCCATAGGCTAAAAGGCCGGGACGAACCATGTCAAAATAGGCCTCTTCGTGGAGAACTACCGCTCCAGAATTGGCCGCATGGAGGATGCCCGGATCGTAGCCCCTATCTCGAATGCGCTCGATTGCTTCTTTAAATGCCCGAATCTGTTTTTGGGTGTATTGAATATCCTCTGGCAAAAGGGAATCGGCCACCGCAAAATGGGTGGCTGTTCCTTCTAAGCGAAGTACCCCCGTGGCATGAATCCGTTGTACCAATGATGGTGCTTCCTGGGTCTGACAGCCAATACGACCCATTCCTGTATCGATTTTAAGATGGACTGGCCGGCATTCCCCGGTGGTTGCCACATGGCGGGCGAATTCATCGCAGAATTCTCCATCCGAGACAAGAGGGGTAAGACGGTACCGTACCAAATCGGGGATTTCTTCGGGAATGGGGAGAGAAAAAAGGAGAATGGGTGCTACGATGCCCGCCTGGCGTAGTTCTATACCCTCCTGGACTGAGGCCACGGCCAGGTACTTTACCCCCATTTGTAACGCCGCGATGGCTATTCGAACGGCCCCATGGCCGTAGGCATCGGCCTTTACGGGAAGACATATAAAAGGATGGGGACCAATTTTTTGGCGAATCGCTTCAAGATTCTTTTTAAAATGCTCTAGATGAATGATTGCCCGAGTGGCGCGCATGGGGCTATTGTACCCGTTTCTTTAGCCGCTGGCAATGGTTCGTTGAATTTGGTATACCTGTCATCAACTGTGTACCCTTATT
This genomic interval carries:
- the alr gene encoding alanine racemase, which translates into the protein MRATRAIIHLEHFKKNLEAIRQKIGPHPFICLPVKADAYGHGAVRIAIAALQMGVKYLAVASVQEGIELRQAGIVAPILLFSLPIPEEIPDLVRYRLTPLVSDGEFCDEFARHVATTGECRPVHLKIDTGMGRIGCQTQEAPSLVQRIHATGVLRLEGTATHFAVADSLLPEDIQYTQKQIRAFKEAIERIRDRGYDPGILHAANSGAVVLHEEAYFDMVRPGLLAYGYPPIKERAGSVPVRPVMELQSRVVFIKRVPQGTSISYGRTWQAPQDTTIITIPVGYADGLVRGLSGKFSVFIRGALYPQVGRICMDQCMVDVGPKATIQRWDVVSIFGGPLPCPSAADLAEQLGTIPYEITCGINKRVPRVYVE
- a CDS encoding formate--tetrahydrofolate ligase, encoding MKAPQTLPLLSDIEISRRAPIQPIETIAHQLGIPRDMVEPYGRYKAKIRLEAISEQREAHYKGLQGRLQDGSPQRRAHYIDVTAITPTPLGEGKTTTTVGLVQGLGFLGKKAVATLRQPSLGPTFGIKGGAAGGGYSQVIPMEDINLHLTGDIHAVAAAHNLCAAAIDARLYHENRWSDSYFEKIGLSKLHIDPTRILIGRVVDMNDRVLRHVTIGMGSPEDGPLRESHFDIAVASEVMAILALAKNIADLRQRIGKMVVAYDTKGKPLTAEDFGVAGAMTALLRDAIKPNLLQTLEGQGAFIHTGPFANIAHGNSSILADELALQYADYVVTESGFGADMGFEKFADIKCRTSGYTPDAAVLVCTVRALKVHGGGPAVVAGKPLSDVYKEENLELLKKGLVNLEAHLRIVQRFGIPAVVAINAFPTDTEAEWECIREAALRAGAFDAVVSHHWGRGGEGAAELAAAVVRACETPSTFRFLYPLEWSLEQKIETIAREIYGADGVDYTDKAREELEHLESKGYGNLPICMAKTQYSLSHDPELKGAPRGWRLPIRELRLAAGAGFVYPLCGDITTMPGLPSKPSFMNIDIDEQGNIQGLS